Proteins found in one Oryza glaberrima chromosome 4, OglaRS2, whole genome shotgun sequence genomic segment:
- the LOC127769755 gene encoding amine oxidase [copper-containing] zeta, peroxisomal-like, with amino-acid sequence MAATQEKAPVVVCCGGGGAAAARRVDGGPGSSSRGAIVAAPAAAAAAGKVSMVSGDDPRVAAAAGGGGGAVMEEIAAAVQPTTAKVSSKGIPIMTRAQRSHPLDPLSAAEIAVAIATVRAAGKSPEERDGMRFVEVVLLEPEKNVVALADAYFFPPFQPSLLPRTKGSAVIPSRLPPRRAKLTVYNRQSNETSIWIVELSEVHAATRGGHHRGKVISSEVVPEVQPAMDAMEYAECEATVKSYPPFIEAMKRRGVDDMELVMVDAWCAGYYSDADAPSRRLGKPLIFCRTDSDSPMENGYARPVEGIHVIVDMQNNVVIEFEDRKLVPLPPPDHLRNYTPGETRGGVDRSDLKPLIINQPEGPSFRINGYFVEWQKWNFRIGFTPKEGLVIYSVAYVDGSRGRRPIAHRLSFVEMVVPYGDPNEPHYRKNAFDAGEDGLGKNAHSLKRGCDCLGFIKYFDAHFTNFTGGVETIENCVCLHEEDHGILWKHQDWRTGLAEVRRSRRLTVSFICTVANYEYGFYWHFYQDGKIEAEVKLTGILSLGALMPGESRKYGTTIAPGLYAPVHQHFFVARMDMAVDCKPNEAHNQVVEVNVKVENAGTHNVHNNAFYAEEKLLKSELQAMRDCDPSSARHWIVRNTRAVNRTGQPTGYRLVPGSNCLPLALPEAKFLRRAGFLKHNLWVTQYKSDEVFPGGEFPNQNPRIHEGLATWVKKDRPLEETDIVLWYVFGLTHIPRLEDWPVMPVERIGFMLMPHGFFNCSPAVDVPPGSSDADIKEAESPKAIQNGLISKL; translated from the exons ATGGCCGCAACTCAGGAAAAGGCGCCGGTCGTCGtctgctgcggcggtggcggcgctgcggctgctcggcgcgtcgacggcggcccCGGGTCGTCGTCACGCGGGGCGATCGTCGCGGCGcccgcggctgctgctgctgctgggaaGGTCTCCATGGTCTCGGGCGATGATCCccgcgtcgccgcggcggccgggggtggcggcggcgccgtgatGGAGGAGATCGCCGCCGCGGTCCAGCCCACCACCGCGAAGGTCTCCTCGAAAG GGATACCTATAATGACCAGAGCCCAGAGAAGCCACCCTTTAGATCCATTATCTGCTGCTGAAATTGCAGTGGCTATAGCAACTGTAAGAGCTGCTGGAAAATCGCCTGAG GAACGTGATGGCATGCGTTTTGTTGAAGTGGTGCTATTGGAGCCAGAAAAGAATGTCGTGGCATTAGCTGATGCCTACTTTTTCCcaccattccaaccatcactGCTTCCTAGAACCAAAGGCTCTGCTGTCATTCCAAGCAGGTTGCCCCCTAGGAGGGCCAAGCTCACAGTCTACAAtagacaatcaaatgagactaGCATTTGGATAGTAGAACTCTCTGAGGTGCATGCGGCTACTAGGGGTGGACATCACAGAGGGAAAGTGATATCATCTGAAGTTGTTCCAGAAGTTCAGCCTGCAATG GATGCTATGGAGTATGCTGAATGTGAAGCTACTGTCAAAAGCTATCCTCCATTTATTGAAGCTATGAAGAGAAGAGGTGTAGATGACATGGAACTTGTCATGGTAGATGCCTG GTGTGCTGGCtactacagtgatgctgatgctCCCAGCCGCAGACTTGGCAAGCCTCTAATCTTTTGCAGAACTGACAGTGATAGTCCCATGGAGAATGGTTATGCACGTCCTGTGGAAGGGATCCATGTTATTGTTGATATGCAGAATAACGTTGTCATAGAATTTGAAGATAGGAAGTTGGTTCCTCTCCCCCCACCAGATCATCTGAGAAACTACACTCCTGGGGAAACGAGAGGTGGTGTTGATCGAAGTGATTTGAAACCTCTTATTATCAATCAACCTGAGGGCCCGAGCTTCCGCATTAATGGATATTTTGTGGAATGGCAGAAG TGGAACTTCCGTATTGGCTTCACCCCTAAAGAGGGTTTGGTCATCTATTCTGTTGCATATGTTGATGGCAGCCGTGGACGTCGGCCGATAGCTCATAGGCTCAGCTTTGTTGAGATGGTTGTTCCTTATGGAGATCCCAATGAACCACATTATCGCAAGAATGCTTTTGATGCTGGAGAAGATGGACTTGGGAAGAATGCTCATTCTCTTAAGAGG ggaTGTGACTGTTTAGGTTTCATAAAGTATTTTGATGCACACTTCACGAATTTTACGGGTGGTGTGGAAACAATTGAGAATTGTGTATGTTTGCATGAGGAAGACCACGGAATCCTTTGGAAACACCAGGATTGGAGAACTGGTTTAGCAGAAGTTAGGAGGTCAAGGAGGCTTACTGTTTCATTTATCTGCACAGTTGCCAACTATGAATATGGTTTTTACTGGCACTTTTATCAG GATGGCAAGATAGAAGCAGAAGTAAAACTTACTGGAATTCTTAGTTTGGGAGCTCTGATGCCTGGGGAATCAAGAAAATATGGTACAACCATTGCTCCTGGTCTGTATGCACCTGTTCACCAACACTTTTTTGTTGCCCGTATGGACATGGCTGTTGATTGTAAACCTAACGAGGCTCATAATCAG GTGGTTGAGGTAAATGTGAAAGTTGAAAATGCAGGCACACATAATGTGCACAACAACGCTTTCTACGCCGAGGAAAAACTACTGAAATCTGAGCTGCAAGCAATGCGAGATTGTGACCCTTCATCTGCACGGCATTGGATC GTAAGGAACACAAGGGCTGTTAATCGTACTGGGCAGCCAACCGGCTACAGGCTCGTGCCTGGTTCAAACTGTTTGCCGCTGGCTCTACCCGAGGCAAAGTTTCTGAGGAGAGCGGGTTTCCTGAAGCACAATCTCTGGGTCACGCAGTACAAGAGCGACGAGGTGTTCCCTGGAGGGGAGTTCCCCAATCAGAATCCACGTATCCACGAGGGCTTAGCTACCTGGGTCAAGAAGGATAGGCCCCTGGAGGAAACTGACATTGTTCTCTG GTATGTGTTTGGGCTCACCCATATCCCAAGGCTGGAGGACTGGCCTGTCATGCCAGTGGAACGCATCGGCTTCATGCTCATG CCACATGGGTTCTTCAACTGCTCGCCGGCGGTCGACGTGCCTCCCGGCTCCTCCGACGCTGACATCAAGGAAGCCGAGTCGCCCAAAGCCATCCAGAACGGCCTCATCTCGAAGCTCTGA
- the LOC127769756 gene encoding F-box protein At1g70590 has translation MDAASRTWPPPTPSPPPFSSRPRVVGPPPPPPPPSDPPPLPPPHHHHHHRRRHRHSKKPKPQPQPQPPPSPLPPQQQQQEPAAGAGAGADFSALPPELVHRALAAAGASDVAAASRACRAWRDALRPLREAAALHARGRRVKHAAGAAAAAGAEGRKAERQRALGLFQRAARLGSAAAMVDAGLMCWEEGRRDEAVGCYQKAAELGHPVGMCNLGVSYLEADPPKAEEAVRWFYPAAAAGNARAQYNLGLCLQNGKGIKRNQREAAKWYLRAAEGGNVRAMYNISLCYNYGEGFSQDQVRSKRWLQLAADCGHKKALYECGIKLCAAGDKVRSLMYLELATRRGEAAASHMRDVILESLSLVNAQRALSDADKWRPRALYTRR, from the exons ATGGACGCCGCGAGCCGCACCTGGCCGCCCCCgaccccctccccgccgcccttctcctccCGCCCCCGCGTCGTgggccccccgccgccgccgccgccgccgtccgaccctccgccgctgccgccgccccaccaccaccaccaccatcgccgccgccaccgccactccaAGAAACCGAAGCCTCAGCCTCAGCCTCaacctccgccttcgccgctgccgccgcagcagcagcagcaagagcccgccgccggcgccggcgccggcgcggacttctccgcgctgccgccggagctcgTGCACAGGGCGCTGGCGGCCGCGGGGGCGTCGGACGTCGCGGCGGCAAGCCGGGCGTGCCGCGCGTGGCGGGACGCGCTGCGGCCGCTCCGGGAGGCCGCGGCGCTGCACGCGCGGGGGCGACGCGTCAAGCACGCGGcaggcgcggccgcggccgcgggcgccGAGGGGCGGAAGGCGGAGAGGCAGCGCGCGCTGGGGCTGTTCCAGCGCGCGGCGAGGCTGGggtccgcggcggcgatggtggacGCCGGGCTGATGTGCTGGGAGGAAGGGCGGCGTGACGAGGCGGTGGGGTGCTACCAGAAGGCGGCGGAGCTAGGGCACCCCGTCGGGATGTGCAATCTCGGCGTCTCCTACCTAGAAG CTGATCCACCCAAGGCTGAGGAAGCTGTTAGATGGTTTTATCCAGCTGCGGCTGCTGGCAATGCTCGTGCTCAATACAACCTGGGCCTTTGCTTGCAGAATGGGAAAGGAATCAAGCGTAACCAGCGGGAAGCT GCAAAATGGTACCTGCGAGCTGCAGAGGGAGGAAATGTGCGAGCCATGTACAACATTTCCTTGTGCTACAACTATGGTGAAGGATTTTCACAGGATCAAGTGCGTTCAAAGAGGTGGCTGCAATTAGCTGCTGATTGCGGTCACAAGAAAGCTCTTTATGAATGTGGTATTAAACTTTGTGCG GCAGGAGACAAGGTGAGGTCTCTTATGTACCTAGAGTTGGCGACGCGCCGTGGAGAAGCTGCTGCCTCACATATGAGGGATGTAATACTTGAATCACTTTCCCTTGTGAATGCGCAACGTGCCCTGTCAGATGCGGATAAATGGAGACCAAGAGCACTGTATACCAGAAGATGA